The following proteins are co-located in the Colletotrichum lupini chromosome 4, complete sequence genome:
- a CDS encoding ribosome biogenesis protein Sqt1, translated as MSAPHEKTPQDDGHESEPEMLEADEVGEEVNVDDEDMPMDSDDENEEINLQNDSVAYFDAHKDSVFAIAQHPVHPTLIATGGSEGDADDAPGKGYLLSTAAAASRPVLPASFSGDAAQPQSTELQFIYPIDGHTDSINALAFTLPKGDFLVSGGMDGKLRVHALRVNSPTAEAASVQIKFIAEAQEVPEVNWIAACPSPKYPNTIAIGASDNSVWVYTIDIAAGGGNPANCLQLVQTYWLHQAPVTAGAWTPDGNFLCTVSEDASLYVWDVWGEAAAAGLVESNGQTTVSLTAEDQRFVVEGGLYSVAVDPKGTLVAVGGAGGAIRIVSLPRLASSAQAGKGGKSKSASDVVGGGQILAALQTASDSIEALSFTTAAGGPGQISTLLAAGSVDGSVTVFDAGRRFAVRRSLVGAHEEFSVVKVEFVKNSWLLTTCGMDGVVRRWDLRAQDGGLVKEWKGHRGDGEGGGVLGFVQGETGERVVTAGDDGVVLVFEA; from the coding sequence ATGTCGGCCCCTCACGAAAAGACACCCCAAGACGACGGCCACGAGTCGGAGCCCGAGATGCTCGAGGCCGACGAGGTCGGCGAGGAAGTCAAcgtcgacgacgaggacATGCCCATGGACTCTGACGACGAAAACGAAGAAATCAACCTCCAAAACGACTCGGTCGCCTACTTTGACGCCCACAAGGACTCCGTCTTCGCCATCGCCCAGCACCCCGTCCACCCGACCCTCATCGCCACCGGCGGCTCCGAAGGCGACGCAGACGACGCCCCCGGAAAGGGCTACCTCCtctccaccgccgccgccgcctcccgcCCCGTCCTGCCCGCCTCCTTCTCCGGCGACGCCGCCCAACCCCAGTCCACCGAGCTCCAGTTCATCTACCCGATCGACGGCCACACGGACAGCATCAACGCCCTGGCCTTCACCCTCCCCAAGGGCGACTTCCTCGTCAGCGGCGGCATGGATGGCAAGCTCCGCGTCCACGCCCTGCGCGTAAACTCCCCCACCGCCGAGGCCGCGAGCGTCCAGATCAAGTTCATCGCCGAGGCGCAGGAGGTCCCCGAGGTCAACTGGATCGCCGCCTGCCCGAGCCCCAAATACCCCAACACCATCGCCATTGGCGCCAGCGACAACTCCGTCTGGGTATACACCATCGATATCGCGGCGGGAGGCGGTAACCCCGCGAACTGCCTGCAGCTCGTGCAGACGTACTGGCTTCACCAGGCCCCCGTCACCGCGGGCGCCTGGACGCCCGACGGAAACTTCCTCTGTACCGTCTCCGAGGACGCGAGCCTGTACGTGTGGGACGTCTGGGGAGAGGCAGCGGCCGCGGGACTGGTGGAGAGCAACGGCCAGACGACGGTGAGCTTGACGGCCGAGGACCAGCGCTTCGTGGTCGAGGGCGGGTTGTACAGCGTCGCGGTGGATCCCAAGGGCACGTTGGTCGCTGTCGGTGGTGCCGGTGGCGCGATCCGCATCGTGAGTTTGCCTAGGCTGGCGAGTTCTGCACAGGCCGGCAAGGGCGGGAAGAGCAAGAGCGCGTCGGACGTTGTAGGCGGAGGACAGATTCTGGCGGCGCTGCAGACGGCGTCGGATTCGATCGAGGCGCTGAGCTTTACGACGGCGGCGGGCGGGCCGGGACAGATTTCTACGTTGCTTGCTGCCGGGTCCGTTGATGGCAGTGTTACCGTGTTTGACGCCGGCAGGAGGTTTGCCGTGAGGAGGAGTCTCGTCGGTGCGCACGAAGAGTTCAGTGTGGTCAAGGTGGAGTTTGTGAAGAACAGCTGGCTGCTGACGACGTGTGGTATGGATGGTGTTGTGAGGCGGTGGGATCTGAGGGCACAGGATGGCGGTCTTGTCAAGGAGTGGAAGGGACACCGGGGCGATGGAGAGGGTGGTGGTGTGCTTGGCTTCGTGCAGGGTGAGACTGGAGAGAGGGTTGTCACTGCTGGTGACGATGGTGTCGTTCTGGTGTTTGAGGCTTGA